The region ttcttccatgtcaTGCACTACAAAGTCCATGGGGAATACAAATTTGTCCACTTTTatgagaagatcttcacaaacaccTCTTGGACGAATGATTGTCTTGtctgccaaatggatcttcatattaaTAAACCTTGGCTCCGGTAAATTTAGCTTCTTGAAGAAAGAAAAAGGCATTAAGTTAATACTTGCACCCGAATCGGTCAATGCTTGAGTAGCAAGTATATTTCCAAATTGGCAAGGAATCGAGATGCTTCCCGAATCGCCCTTCTTTGCTGGTAGTTTATTCAATACTAATTCTGCGACTTCTGCCATATCTTTTCTAGCAGCAAAGAGACCCTTAAGCAAGTTTAAATATTTGGGTGTTTGAACCATCATTTCAATAAATGGGATGTTGACTTGAAGGGCTTTAACATGTTCCATGAAAGCTTTGTATGCTTTGACCTTTTCATCAGGTATGGCTCAAATTGGAAATGGCAAAGGAGGCCTGTAAGGCATTAAGGAAACAACATATTTGTCATCAGggcatggactcgtcaagtccattagAGGGACAGGGCGAGTTGGGTCGGGCTTAGCTGAACTCAACTCTTATGTCTTTTCTGCTTGCACCTTAGTTGAGACCTTCTGTGCAGGGGTCTGAACTAAATGTTATAGCAttcacattctccattcttggattaTTCTCGGTTTTACTTGAAAGTTCACCCGGTCTTCTCTCGATTATTTGATGTGCAAGTTGTcctagctgtttctcaatgttaaGAATAAATGCTTACTGATTCCTAAGTATAGTTCTGGTCTCTTGTATTGCAGCATCATGATCATTGTGTCTCTTCTCGGACGCGGCTATAAATCTTGTGAACATTTCTTCTAAATCGGATCTTTTTTCCAcaaccggttcttccttttgatagaaaCCCCTCTCTTTTTGCTTGCATTTCTCTTCCTTTGCCTTTTTGTATTCTTCAtacgggagccattccttcttgggTTTCCGCCAATTCTCATCGTATCTGTCGCCACTTGAATAGAAAACTTGCGCATTTTTGTTTtcattctcatccaaatcacaatcttCAGTTAGGTGAGGTCCCCTACAATTCTCACATCCCACCTggatagcatggattgtttgatccatcttTGTCATTCTTCTATCTAAACTGTCTAGTTTAGCCATCATTGCCACCATGCTATCGTTGACCGTGTTCACTACCCCCTACTTACTTCATTTCGTGGGTTGTGGTACTCTCTAGAATGTTTAGAGAGctcttcaattaattctttgatcaccggGGGTGGCTTCTTTGTGTGCGGGCCTTGCGAGTCAAGTAACTGCCTTGTTGTGACATTGACTCtatcatagaagatggagacttttttgttggctattaaggtcatggtgtgggcaatacCTTAGCAGGCTCTTGTACCTCTCCCAAGCTTCATACAGTGACTCTCCAACTTGTTCAAAGTTAGCAATGGCCTTCTTCAATTTGGCTATTTTAGAAGGTGGGCAAAAGTGGTCAataaattcttctttcatcttagcccatgtggtgaccTACCCGGGAGGGACTGACTTGAGCCAATTTTTTGCGGCACCCTTGAATGTAACTGGAAGCATGCGAATTACCTGGGTCTCGCGAGGTACATTTGGAACATTAaagtaatcagctacatcattgacttcattCAAGTGCTTATACGCATCTTCGTGGTGTTTTCTAAAGAAGGGAATCTCCTTTAGTTGAGCGAGTATGTGGCCCTTTAGCTCGAAAGTAGCAgtagcgggaattgcgggttgcacaagtcctggGCCGGTATCGTCacacatcctcttcttccattcccccatggggacttcatcgatgttagccatgaTAATGGCTAATTCGTCGTCAAAGTCGAATTCATGCCCGAAAGTGGGGTCTTCTTCTCCTTCGGTTTCGTACTCAGTGTCCTCTTTCATCGGGTCTTCTATTGCTATGGAGGCACTGgaagctcctgatttgctgctcttcttcttcctGAAAACGGACTTTAGATTCTTTAGTGTCGAGTTCTTTGAAGAAACGGATTTTCCTTTGCTCTTCCTTAgggcggattccgggtcttctaGTGGAGGTACTAAAGGTGTCTCAGATCCTCAGGTCATGAAACAACTGCAAATAAAACAAgagaaaaacacataaaaaacaaaaataaaataaaaactaaaactatGAACaacgatggactcgccgagttgcttcgagtgcactcggcgagtttaaggcaaaaacagaaaagtTTGACAGATTTAAAATAAAAACCAATAAATATTAAAACCTAACTTACTTACTAAATTACGTAAGaattaactttgtgtaagataaatctcacacaaaggatcgataaaaatagaaattaatgctaatttagaaccgttccccggcaacggcgccaaaaacttgatgtgtgtgaaacgaactagttttaaacctacttttaattatataataaacacacaaaggcagtggacctatcaattgtggtaaagctaaataagtagggtatcaaacacagggaacgggaaattaaaactaaaaactaattttatctaaactCAAATAATGaaatgggttttctctagttttacaagactagaaacttactaactattacttagactaaaaactagaaaagcaaagattcaactaaattcaatgacgAAGGGAAGTTCCGTtcagttcaactcaattgatcctatggttgatattatggtaatagtgcaattgattaattcttctattggctaccgattcaagtgattagattcacgttcgctgcactaacccttagagaacaaactaactcaaacagtggccagttgtctaatttaatttaattcactagtatttattcgggttaatttagacttgtaatagctaactaaTTTGGTCTTTTAgctaacctcttgttgatggtcatcacacaagctcacacatgaatttacctatttttctattaattctagtttcacaatcgctaatcctagtcatataataaagtggtcacataaattatatgaggtagcaattaagagatgttcatgcagcttaattatcttcctat is a window of Lactuca sativa cultivar Salinas chromosome 1, Lsat_Salinas_v11, whole genome shotgun sequence DNA encoding:
- the LOC111886005 gene encoding uncharacterized protein LOC111886005; amino-acid sequence: MEHVKALQVNIPFIEMMVQTPKYLNLLKGLFAARKDMAEVAELVLNKLPAKKGDSGSISIPCQFGNILATQALTDSGASINLMPFSFFKKLNLPEPRFINMKIHLADKTIIRPRGVCEDLLIKVDKFVFPMDFVVHDMEEDPKIPIILGRPFLNTAYTLIDVCESTLTLRVGDESAVFKAVPEIKQEETRKEEVSFIDLDDEILQKELALLQEEDPGKFLLSSGGNNDVKKRLRGDRKAAERN